From Camelina sativa cultivar DH55 chromosome 20, Cs, whole genome shotgun sequence, the proteins below share one genomic window:
- the LOC104768460 gene encoding 60S ribosomal protein L4-2, with amino-acid sequence MVASAAARPLISVQGLDGDMSTDQSTTVTLPDVMTAPVRPDIVNFVHAQMSNNSRQPYAVSKKAGHQTSAESWGTGRAVSRIPRVPGGGTHRAGQAAFGNMCRGGRMFAPTKIWRRWHRRINVNMKRHAIVSAIAATAVPALVMARGHKIENVPEMPLVVSDSAEAVEKTSAAIKVLKQIGAYDDAEKAKNSIGIRPGKGKMRNRRYISRKGPLVVYGTEGSKIVKAFRNLPGVELCHVERLNLLKLAPGGHLGRFVIWTKSAFEKLESIYGSFEKPSEKKKGYVLPRSKMVNADLARIINSDEVQSVVNPIKKDAKRAVLKKNPLKNLNVMLKLNPYAKTAKRMSLLAEAQRVKSKKEKLEKKRKVVTKEEAQAIKAAGKAWYQTMISDSDYTEFDNFTKWLGASQ; translated from the coding sequence atggtTGCTTCAGCCGCCGCACGACCCCTCATCTCCGTCCAAGGACTTGACGGTGACATGAGCACCGATCAATCCACCACCGTCACTTTACCCGACGTCATGACTGCTCCCGTTCGACCAGACATCGTCAACTTCGTCCACGCCCAGATGTCCAACAACAGCCGTCAGCCTTACGCAGTCTCCAAAAAGGCTGGTCACCAGACCTCCGCCGAGTCTTGGGGAACTGGAAGAGCCGTGTCCCGTATCCCTCGTGTTCCCGGTGGTGGAACTCACCGTGCCGGTCAAGCCGCGTTCGGTAACATGTGTCGTGGTGGTCGCATGTTTGCTCCGACTAAGATCTGGAGACGCTGGCACCGTCGCATCAATGTCAACATGAAGAGGCACGCGATTGTTTCTGCTATCGCCGCTACAGCTGTTCCTGCTCTTGTGATGGCTCGTGGTCACAAGATCGAGAATGTTCCTGAGATGCCTCTTGTTGTAAGTGACTCAGCTGAAGCCGTGGAGAAGACTTCGGCTGCGATCAAGGTTTTGAAGCAGATCGGTGCTTATGACGACGCCGAGAAAGCTAAGAACAGTATCGGAATCCGTCCTGGTAAAGGTAAAATGAGGAACCGTCGTTACATTTCTAGGAAAGGTCCTCTTGTAGTGTATGGAACCGAAGGATCAAAGATTGTGAAAGCTTTTAGGAATCTTCCTGGTGTTGAGCTTTGTCACGTTGAGAGGCTTAACTTGTTGAAATTAGCTCCTGGTGGTCACTTAGGTAGGTTTGTGATTTGGACTAAGTCAGCTTTTGAGAAGCTTGAGTCTATCTATGGCTCGTTTGAGAAGCCatctgagaagaagaagggttaCGTCTTGCCTCGTTCGAAGATGGTGAATGCTGATCTTGCTAGGATTATTAACTCTGATGAGGTACAGAGTGTGGTGAACCCGATTAAGAAGGATGCTAAGAGAGCTGTTCTTAAGAAGAACCCATTGAAGAACCTTAATGTGATGCTCAAGTTGAATCCTTATGCTAAGACTGCTAAGAGGATGTCTCTGTTGGCTGAAGCTCAAAGGGTTAAGTCTAAGAAGGAGAAGCtcgagaagaagagaaaggtcgTCACTAAG
- the LOC104768457 gene encoding mediator of RNA polymerase II transcription subunit 4 — translation MLQHQIVQSPARLGLTGPGSPSVQNPTPPRHGHPTSSSSSQSQHQQIQQQQQPNLLPSSTVAAASSASASSAISSSALLSLLPPLPRAQALLQQMAVLTSKLFDVSPNRPLWLSAFRGSLPSFLSSHSLPPPPPLENPNPSSTKEILSQFNSLQTQLFEAVTELQEILDLQDAKQKVAREIKSKDSSLLAFANKLKDAERVLDMLVDDYSDYRKPKRSKTLTDDEEEEDASTTVSSQLKLKDILAYAHKISYTTFAPPEFGAGQAPLRGALPPAPQDEQMRASQLYTFADLDIGLPKTVENLEKKVDTLIEPPPPPEAMDISAIHNLLPPNIAVPSGWKPGMPVELPRDLLLPPPGWKPGDPVVIPPLESITAPRAEDQQHMRPPQGLHRPPDVIQVRAVQLDILEDDDSSDYSSDDASSDDEE, via the coding sequence ATGCTACAGCATCAGATCGTACAATCTCCGGCGAGATTAGGGTTAACAGGTCCTGGTTCTCCCTCCGTGCAAAATCCAACGCCTCCTCGTCATGGCCATCCAacctcatcttcatcttcccaATCTCAACACCAACAGatccagcaacaacaacaacctaaTCTACTCCCTTCCTCCACCGTCGCCGCCGCTTCCTCAGCCTCAGCTTCGTCAGCTATTTCATCCTCCGCTTTGCTATCGCTCCTTCCGCCATTACCGCGAGCTCAAGCTCTTCTCCAGCAGATGGCGGTTCTGACATCTAAACTCTTCGACGTCTCTCCCAATCGCCCTCTATGGCTTTCAGCTTTCCGTGGCTCCCTCCCTTCGTTCCTCTCCTCACACTCTTTACCACCGCCTCCGCCGcttgaaaaccctaatccttcaTCCACGAAGGAGATCCTCTCTCAATTCAATTCACTCCAAACTCAGCTCTTCGAAGCCGTGACAGAGCTTCAAGAGATCCTAGATCTACAAGACGCGAAGCAGAAGGTCGCGCGTGAGATCAAATCCAAAGATTCATCTCTTCTCGCATTCGCCAACAAGCTCAAGGATGCAGAACGTGTTCTCGATATGCTCGTTGACGACTACTCCGATTATCGCAAACCTAAACGAAGCAAAACTCTAaccgatgatgaagaagaagaagatgcttcAACCACAGTATCGTCTCAGCTCAAGCTAAAGGACATTCTAGCTTACGCTCACAAGATTAGCTACACCACATTCGCTCCGCCTGAATTTGGCGCAGGACAAGCACCTCTCCGTGGTGCATTACCACCAGCTCCACAAGACGAACAAATGAGAGCTTCTCAGCTTTACACATTCGCTGATCTCGATATCGGTTTACCTAAAACTGTAGAAAACTTGGAGAAGAAGGTTGATACACTCATtgagccaccaccaccaccagaagCAATGGATATCTCAGCAATTCATAACCTGCTTCCGCCAAACATCGCAGTTCCTTCAGGATGGAAACCAGGAATGCCAGTGGAATTGCCAAGAGATTTACTATTACCACCTCCTGGATGGAAACCAGGCGACCCGGTTGTCATACCACCATTGGAGTCAATCACTGCACCTAGAGCTGAGGATCAGCAACATATGCGACCTCCTCAGGGACTTCACAGACCGCCTGATGTCATACAGGTCCGAGCTGTTCAACTGGACATTTTGGAGGATGATGATAGCAGTGATTACAGCAGCGATGATGCAAGCTCTGATGACGAGGAGTAG
- the LOC104768456 gene encoding protein REVEILLE 4 isoform X2: MTSTNPVVAEALPSEDATAEMTSTTVSSSLSTEAGEAPEKKVRKAYTITKSRESWTEGEHDKFLEALQLFDRDWKKIEDFVGSKTVIQIRSHAQKYFLKVQKNGTLAHVPPPRPKRKAAHPYPQKASKNAQMSLHVSMTFPPQINNLPGYTSWDDDTSALLNIAVSGVTPPEDELDAFCGPEVVVGSNGIPSESSPAASGIGSSSRTLSDSQDLRLAKPAPSMHGLPDFAEVYNFIGSVFDPDSKGRMKKLKEMDPINFETVLLLMRNLTVNLSNPDFEPSRKVLNTEARSC, from the exons ATGACCTCAACCAATCCGGTGGTCGCTGAAGCACTACCGTCGGAAGATGCTACTGCAGAGATGACGAGCACgacggtttcttcttctttatcgaCGGAAGCTGGGGAAGCACCGGAGAAGAAAGTGAGGAAAGCTTACACGATCACTAAGTCCAGAGAGAGTTGGACTGAAGGAGAGCACGATAAGTTTCTGGAAGCTCTTCAATT GTTTGATCGGGActggaaaaaaatagaagacttTGTTGGTTCAAAGACAGTTATTCAG ATCAGGAGCCATGcccaaaaatactttttaaaggTTCAGAAAAATGGGACTTTAGCACATGTGCCACCCCCTAGGCCTAAGCGCAAAGCTGCTCACCCATATCCTCAAAAGGCATCGAAGAATG CTCAAATGTCGCTTCACGTTTCCATGACTTTTCCTCCTCAAATAAATAACCTTCCTGGCTATACTTCATGGGATGATGATACCTCTGCATTGCTGAACATAGCCGTAAGCGGGGTTACTCCACCAGAAGATGAACTTGATGCTTTTTGTGGACCGGAAG TTGTTGTTGGATCAAATGGCATACCAAGTGAGAGTAGTCCTGCAGCATCTGGTATAGGAAGCTCAAGCAGAACACTATCAGATTCCCAAGATTTAAGACTGGCAAAACCAGCTCCCTCAATGCATG GTCTTCCTGATTTTGCTGAAGTTTATAATTTCATTGGGAGTGTCTTCGATCCCGACAGCAAAGGCCGCATGAAAAAACTCAAGGAAATGGATCCTATAAATTTCGAAACT GTTCTGCTGTTGATGAGAAACCTCACAGTGAACTTGTCAAACCCTGACTTCGAACCTTCT AGGAAGGTCTTGAACACTGAAGCTCGTAGCTGTTAG
- the LOC104768458 gene encoding pentatricopeptide repeat-containing protein At5g02860-like isoform X1, which yields MADKLALPLLLPGTPSSKPFSHDQNHHLSRTPFLTTSLSSPPPPPPVEPLLHDVFLHQNPNSRQPISSQPPRNRNRTRIGKSRDSNLGKPWSYHGLSPQGQQVLRSLIEPTFDSGQLDAMLSELFEPYKDKPESTSSELLAFLKGLGFHKKFDLALRAFDWFMKQKDYKSMLDNSVVAIVISMLGKEGRVSSASNLFNGLQEDGFSLDVYSYTSLISAFANSGRYREAVNVFKKMEEEGCKPTLITYNVVLNVFGKMGTPWNKITSLVEKMKSDGISPDAYTYNTLITCCKRGSLHQEAAQVFEEMKAAGFSHDKVTYNALLDVYGKSHRPKEAMKVLNEMELNGFSPSIVTYNSLISAYARDGMLDEAMELKNQMAEKGTKPDVFTYTTLLSGFERAGKVESAMNIFEEMRNAGCKPNICTFNAFIKMYGNRGKFADMMKIFDEINVCDLSPDIVTWNTLLAVFGQNGMDSEVSGVFKEMKRAGFVPERETFNTLISAYSRCGSFEQAMTVYRRMLDAGVTPDLSTYNTVLAALARGGMWEQSEKVLAEMEDGRCKPNELTYCSLLHAYANGKEIGLMHSLAEEVYSGVIEPRAVLLKTLVLVCSKCDLLPEAERAFSELKERGFSPDITTLNSMVSIYGRRQMVAKANEVLDYMKERGFTPSMATYNSLMYMHSRSADFGKSEEILREILAKGIKPDIISYNTVIYAYCRNTRMRDASRMFSEMRDSGIVPDVITYNTFIGSYAADSMFEEAIGVVRYMIKHSCRPNQNTYNSIVDGYCKLNRKDEAKLFVEDLRNLDPHAPKGEDLRLLERILKKWP from the exons ATGGCGGACAAGCTAGCTCTCCCTCTTCTCCTTCCGGGTACTCCTTCATCTAAACCCTTTTCACACGACCAAAACCACCATCTCTCTCGGACGCCTTTTCTCACTACGTCACTTTCgtcaccacctcctcctccgcctgTAGAGCCTCTTCTCCACGATGTATTCCTTCACCAGAACCCTAATTCCAGACAACCCATCAGCTCTCAACCGCCTAGAAACCGTAACCGGACGCGAATTGGCAAGTCACGCGACTCTAACCTCGGGAAACCTTGGTCTTACCATGGTCTCTCTCCACAAGGTCAGCAAGTTCTACGTTCCCTCATCGAACCCACTTTTGATTCCGGTCAGTTAGATGCTATGCTCTCTGAGCTATTCGAGCCGTATAAGGATAAACCTGAGTCTACCTCGTCGGAGTTACTAGCTTTTCTTAAAGGATTAGGATTTCATAAGAAATTCGATTTGGCTCTGCGTGCTTTTGATTGGTTTATGAAGCAAAAGGATTACAAATCCATGTTGGATAACTCTGTTGTTGCTATAGTTATTAGTATGTTAGGTAAAGAAGGCAGAGTCTCTTCCGCTTCAAATTTGTTCAATGGGTTACAGGAAGATGGGTTTTCCCTTGATGTCTACTCTTATACTTCGTTGATATCAGCTTTTGCTAATAGCGGAAGGTACAGGGAAGCTGTAAATGTGTTCAAGAAGATGGAGGAAGAAGGTTGTAAACCGACTTTGATTACTTATAATGTTGTTTTGAATGTGTTTGGGAAAATGGGTACTCCTTGGAATAAGATTACCTCTCTcgtggagaagatgaagagtgATGGGATTTCTCCTGACGCGTATACCTACAACACGCTTATAACTTGTTGTAAACGAGGCTCTTTGCATCAGGAAGCTGCTCAGGTTTTCGAAGAGATGAAGGCTGCAGGGTTTAGTCATGATAAGGTTACTTACAATGCGCTGTTAGATGTTTATGGTAAGTCTCATCGGCCTAAGGAAGCTATGAAGGTTTTGAATGAGATGGAGCTCAATGGATTTTCTCCGAGCATTGTGACTTACAACTCTTTGATCTCTGCGTATGCTCGGGATGGTATGCTTGATGAGGCGATGGAGCTTAAGAATCAGATGGCGGAAAAGGGAACGAAACCTGATGTTTTCACTTACACAACACTCTTATCGGGGTTTGAGAGGGCTGGGAAGGTCGAATCTGCTATGAATATCTTTGAAGAGATGAGAAACGCCGGGTGCAAACCAAATATTTGTACTTTTAATGCCTTTATAAAGATGTATGGTAACAGGGGAAAGTTTGCTGATATGATGAAGATTTTTGATGAGATCAACGTGTGCGATCTCTCCCCTGACATCGTCACTTGGAATACGCTATTGGCAGTCTTTGGCCAAAACGGGATGGATTCAGAAGTATCAGGTGTATTCAAGGAAATGAAGAGAGCTGGATTTGTACCTGAAAGGGAAACTTTCAACACCTTAATCAGTGCGTATAGCCGCTGTGGTTCGTTTGAACAAGCTATGACTGTCTACAGGCGAATGCTTGATGCTGGGGTCACTCCTGATCTTTCCACCTATAACACTGTGTTGGCAGCTTTGGCTCGTGGAGGAATGTGGGAACAATCTGAGAAAGTTCTTGCAGAGATGGAAGATGGTCGGTGCAAACCGAATGAGTTAACTTACTGCTCTCTACTTCATGCATATGCAAATGGCAAAGAGATAGGTCTGATGCATTCTCTAGCAGAAGAAGTGTATTCTGGAGTTATCGAGCCTCGAGCTGTGCTTCTGAAGACCCTTGTTTTGGTTTGTAGTAAGTGTGATCTTTTGCCAGAGGCTGAACGTGCGTTCTCTGAGCTCAAAGAAAGAGGGTTTTCACCAGACATAACCACATTAAATTCAATGGTCTCTATTTATGGAAGAAGGCAGATGGTGGCAAAGGCGAACGAAGTCTTGGACTACATGAAAGAAAGGGGTTTCACACCAAGCATGGCGACCTACAATAGCCTCATGTATATGCATAGTCGGTCTGCTGATTTCGGAAAGTCAGAGGAGATCTTGAGGGAAATACTTGCTAAGGGAATCAAGCCAGATATCATATCATACAACACAGTCATCTACGCCTACTGTAGAAATACTCGGATGAGAGATGCATCTAGAATGTTCTCAGAGATGAGGGATTCAGGGATTGTCCCTGATGTTATCACGTACAATACGTTTATCGGTTCTTATGCAGCTGACTCAATGTTTGAGGAG GCCATCGGCGTCGTTAGGTACATGATCAAGCATAGTTGTAGACCAAACCAGAACACCTACAACTCAATTGTCGATGGATACTGCAAGTTAAACAGGAAAGATGAGGCAAAACTGTTTGTCGAAGATCTGAGGAATCTTGATCCACATGCTCCCAAAGGCGAGGATCTCAGGTTACTGGAACGGATACTGAAGAAATGGCCATAG
- the LOC104768456 gene encoding protein REVEILLE 4 isoform X1, protein MTSTNPVVAEALPSEDATAEMTSTTVSSSLSTEAGEAPEKKVRKAYTITKSRESWTEGEHDKFLEALQLFDRDWKKIEDFVGSKTVIQIRSHAQKYFLKVQKNGTLAHVPPPRPKRKAAHPYPQKASKNAQMSLHVSMTFPPQINNLPGYTSWDDDTSALLNIAVSGVTPPEDELDAFCGPEVVVGSNGIPSESSPAASGIGSSSRTLSDSQDLRLAKPAPSMHGLPDFAEVYNFIGSVFDPDSKGRMKKLKEMDPINFETVLLLMRNLTVNLSNPDFEPSSEHVDAAEEGLEH, encoded by the exons ATGACCTCAACCAATCCGGTGGTCGCTGAAGCACTACCGTCGGAAGATGCTACTGCAGAGATGACGAGCACgacggtttcttcttctttatcgaCGGAAGCTGGGGAAGCACCGGAGAAGAAAGTGAGGAAAGCTTACACGATCACTAAGTCCAGAGAGAGTTGGACTGAAGGAGAGCACGATAAGTTTCTGGAAGCTCTTCAATT GTTTGATCGGGActggaaaaaaatagaagacttTGTTGGTTCAAAGACAGTTATTCAG ATCAGGAGCCATGcccaaaaatactttttaaaggTTCAGAAAAATGGGACTTTAGCACATGTGCCACCCCCTAGGCCTAAGCGCAAAGCTGCTCACCCATATCCTCAAAAGGCATCGAAGAATG CTCAAATGTCGCTTCACGTTTCCATGACTTTTCCTCCTCAAATAAATAACCTTCCTGGCTATACTTCATGGGATGATGATACCTCTGCATTGCTGAACATAGCCGTAAGCGGGGTTACTCCACCAGAAGATGAACTTGATGCTTTTTGTGGACCGGAAG TTGTTGTTGGATCAAATGGCATACCAAGTGAGAGTAGTCCTGCAGCATCTGGTATAGGAAGCTCAAGCAGAACACTATCAGATTCCCAAGATTTAAGACTGGCAAAACCAGCTCCCTCAATGCATG GTCTTCCTGATTTTGCTGAAGTTTATAATTTCATTGGGAGTGTCTTCGATCCCGACAGCAAAGGCCGCATGAAAAAACTCAAGGAAATGGATCCTATAAATTTCGAAACT GTTCTGCTGTTGATGAGAAACCTCACAGTGAACTTGTCAAACCCTGACTTCGAACCTTCT TCTGAACACGTTGATGCTGCAGAGGAAGGTCTTGAACACTGA
- the LOC104768458 gene encoding pentatricopeptide repeat-containing protein At5g02860-like isoform X2, with product MADKLALPLLLPGTPSSKPFSHDQNHHLSRTPFLTTSLSSPPPPPPVEPLLHDVFLHQNPNSRQPISSQPPRNRNRTRIGKSRDSNLGKPWSYHGLSPQGQQVLRSLIEPTFDSGQLDAMLSELFEPYKDKPESTSSELLAFLKGLGFHKKFDLALRAFDWFMKQKDYKSMLDNSVVAIVISMLGKEGRVSSASNLFNGLQEDGFSLDVYSYTSLISAFANSGRYREAVNVFKKMEEEGCKPTLITYNVVLNVFGKMGTPWNKITSLVEKMKSDGISPDAYTYNTLITCCKRGSLHQEAAQVFEEMKAAGFSHDKVTYNALLDVYGKSHRPKEAMKVLNEMELNGFSPSIVTYNSLISAYARDGMLDEAMELKNQMAEKGTKPDVFTYTTLLSGFERAGKVESAMNIFEEMRNAGCKPNICTFNAFIKMYGNRGKFADMMKIFDEINVCDLSPDIVTWNTLLAVFGQNGMDSEVSGVFKEMKRAGFVPERETFNTLISAYSRCGSFEQAMTVYRRMLDAGVTPDLSTYNTVLAALARGGMWEQSEKVLAEMEDGRCKPNELTYCSLLHAYANGKEIGLMHSLAEEVYSGVIEPRAVLLKTLVLVCSKCDLLPEAERAFSELKERGFSPDITTLNSMVSIYGRRQMVAKANEVLDYMKERGFTPSMATYNSLMYMHSRSADFGKSEEILREILAKGIKPDIISYNTVIYAYCRNTRMRDASRMFSEMRDSGIVPDVITYNTFIGSYAADSMFEEAIGVVRYMIKHSCRPNQNTYNSIVDGYCKLNRKDEAKLFVEDLRNLDPHAPKGEDLRLLERILKKWP from the exons ATGGCGGACAAGCTAGCTCTCCCTCTTCTCCTTCCGGGTACTCCTTCATCTAAACCCTTTTCACACGACCAAAACCACCATCTCTCTCGGACGCCTTTTCTCACTACGTCACTTTCgtcaccacctcctcctccgcctgTAGAGCCTCTTCTCCACGATGTATTCCTTCACCAGAACCCTAATTCCAGACAACCCATCAGCTCTCAACCGCCTAGAAACCGTAACCGGACGCGAATTGGCAAGTCACGCGACTCTAACCTCGGGAAACCTTGGTCTTACCATGGTCTCTCTCCACAAGGTCAGCAAGTTCTACGTTCCCTCATCGAACCCACTTTTGATTCCGGTCAGTTAGATGCTATGCTCTCTGAGCTATTCGAGCCGTATAAGGATAAACCTGAGTCTACCTCGTCGGAGTTACTAGCTTTTCTTAAAGGATTAGGATTTCATAAGAAATTCGATTTGGCTCTGCGTGCTTTTGATTGGTTTATGAAGCAAAAGGATTACAAATCCATGTTGGATAACTCTGTTGTTGCTATAGTTATTAGTATGTTAGGTAAAGAAGGCAGAGTCTCTTCCGCTTCAAATTTGTTCAATGGGTTACAGGAAGATGGGTTTTCCCTTGATGTCTACTCTTATACTTCGTTGATATCAGCTTTTGCTAATAGCGGAAGGTACAGGGAAGCTGTAAATGTGTTCAAGAAGATGGAGGAAGAAGGTTGTAAACCGACTTTGATTACTTATAATGTTGTTTTGAATGTGTTTGGGAAAATGGGTACTCCTTGGAATAAGATTACCTCTCTcgtggagaagatgaagagtgATGGGATTTCTCCTGACGCGTATACCTACAACACGCTTATAACTTGTTGTAAACGAGGCTCTTTGCATCAGGAAGCTGCTCAGGTTTTCGAAGAGATGAAGGCTGCAGGGTTTAGTCATGATAAGGTTACTTACAATGCGCTGTTAGATGTTTATGGTAAGTCTCATCGGCCTAAGGAAGCTATGAAGGTTTTGAATGAGATGGAGCTCAATGGATTTTCTCCGAGCATTGTGACTTACAACTCTTTGATCTCTGCGTATGCTCGGGATGGTATGCTTGATGAGGCGATGGAGCTTAAGAATCAGATGGCGGAAAAGGGAACGAAACCTGATGTTTTCACTTACACAACACTCTTATCGGGGTTTGAGAGGGCTGGGAAGGTCGAATCTGCTATGAATATCTTTGAAGAGATGAGAAACGCCGGGTGCAAACCAAATATTTGTACTTTTAATGCCTTTATAAAGATGTATGGTAACAGGGGAAAGTTTGCTGATATGATGAAGATTTTTGATGAGATCAACGTGTGCGATCTCTCCCCTGACATCGTCACTTGGAATACGCTATTGGCAGTCTTTGGCCAAAACGGGATGGATTCAGAAGTATCAGGTGTATTCAAGGAAATGAAGAGAGCTGGATTTGTACCTGAAAGGGAAACTTTCAACACCTTAATCAGTGCGTATAGCCGCTGTGGTTCGTTTGAACAAGCTATGACTGTCTACAGGCGAATGCTTGATGCTGGGGTCACTCCTGATCTTTCCACCTATAACACTGTGTTGGCAGCTTTGGCTCGTGGAGGAATGTGGGAACAATCTGAGAAAGTTCTTGCAGAGATGGAAGATGGTCGGTGCAAACCGAATGAGTTAACTTACTGCTCTCTACTTCATGCATATGCAAATGGCAAAGAGATAGGTCTGATGCATTCTCTAGCAGAAGAAGTGTATTCTGGAGTTATCGAGCCTCGAGCTGTGCTTCTGAAGACCCTTGTTTTGGTTTGTAGTAAGTGTGATCTTTTGCCAGAGGCTGAACGTGCGTTCTCTGAGCTCAAAGAAAGAGGGTTTTCACCAGACATAACCACATTAAATTCAATGGTCTCTATTTATGGAAGAAG GCAGATGGTGGCAAAGGCGAACGAAGTCTTGGACTACATGAAAGAAAGGGGTTTCACACCAAGCATGGCGACCTACAATAGCCTCATGTATATGCATAGTCGGTCTGCTGATTTCGGAAAGTCAGAGGAGATCTTGAGGGAAATACTGGCTAAGGGAATCAAGCCAGATATCATATCATACAACACAGTCATTTACGCCTACTGTAGAAATACTCGGATGAGAGATGCATCTAGAATGTTCTCAGAGATGAGGGATTCAGGGATTGTCCCTGATGTTATCACGTACAATACGTTTATCGGTTCTTATGCAGCTGACTCAATGTTTGAGGAGGCCATCGGCGTCGTTAGGTACATGATCAAGCATAGTTGTAGACCAAACCAGAACACCTACAACTCAATTGTCGATGGATACTGCAAGTTAAACAGGAAAGATGAGGCAAAACTGTTTGTCGAAGATCTGAGGAATCTTGATCCACATGCTCCCAAAGGCGAGGATCTCAGGTTACTGGAACGGATACTGAAGAAATGGCCATAG
- the LOC104768456 gene encoding protein REVEILLE 4 isoform X3 translates to MTSTNPVVAEALPSEDATAEMTSTTVSSSLSTEAGEAPEKKVRKAYTITKSRESWTEGEHDKFLEALQLFDRDWKKIEDFVGSKTVIQIRSHAQKYFLKVQKNGTLAHVPPPRPKRKAAHPYPQKASKNAQMSLHVSMTFPPQINNLPGYTSWDDDTSALLNIAVSGVTPPEDELDAFCGPEVVVGSNGIPSESSPAASGIGSSSRTLSDSQDLRLAKPAPSMHGLPDFAEVYNFIGSVFDPDSKGRMKKLKEMDPINFETVLLLMRNLTVNLSNPDFEPSM, encoded by the exons ATGACCTCAACCAATCCGGTGGTCGCTGAAGCACTACCGTCGGAAGATGCTACTGCAGAGATGACGAGCACgacggtttcttcttctttatcgaCGGAAGCTGGGGAAGCACCGGAGAAGAAAGTGAGGAAAGCTTACACGATCACTAAGTCCAGAGAGAGTTGGACTGAAGGAGAGCACGATAAGTTTCTGGAAGCTCTTCAATT GTTTGATCGGGActggaaaaaaatagaagacttTGTTGGTTCAAAGACAGTTATTCAG ATCAGGAGCCATGcccaaaaatactttttaaaggTTCAGAAAAATGGGACTTTAGCACATGTGCCACCCCCTAGGCCTAAGCGCAAAGCTGCTCACCCATATCCTCAAAAGGCATCGAAGAATG CTCAAATGTCGCTTCACGTTTCCATGACTTTTCCTCCTCAAATAAATAACCTTCCTGGCTATACTTCATGGGATGATGATACCTCTGCATTGCTGAACATAGCCGTAAGCGGGGTTACTCCACCAGAAGATGAACTTGATGCTTTTTGTGGACCGGAAG TTGTTGTTGGATCAAATGGCATACCAAGTGAGAGTAGTCCTGCAGCATCTGGTATAGGAAGCTCAAGCAGAACACTATCAGATTCCCAAGATTTAAGACTGGCAAAACCAGCTCCCTCAATGCATG GTCTTCCTGATTTTGCTGAAGTTTATAATTTCATTGGGAGTGTCTTCGATCCCGACAGCAAAGGCCGCATGAAAAAACTCAAGGAAATGGATCCTATAAATTTCGAAACT GTTCTGCTGTTGATGAGAAACCTCACAGTGAACTTGTCAAACCCTGACTTCGAACCTTCT ATGTAA